Sequence from the Saccharopolyspora pogona genome:
GGCACCGAGCGCGAAGCACGAGTCCGTCGGGTACGCGATGAGCCCGTTGTCGCGGACGATGTCCACCACCTGGTTGATCGCGCGCCGCTGCGGGTTCTCCGGATGCACGTCGAAGTACTTCGCCATGCACCGAGCTTAGGATCACCCGCAAGTCGGGGCCCACCGGCATGGCGGATTCGATCGACCGGCGGGATGCGACGTCGATGTGGTTCGCCGACCAGCCGCTGATCGCGTCCAGTCCGCCCTGAATCCCCTTGGTCAGCAATGCGCTCGGCCGCCGGAAACCACTTCCGGCGGCCCTCGGGATCAGCCCAGCTCGTTGAGTCGCTCGCGGTACTCGTCGGAGCTGATCTCTCCCCGGGCGAAGCGCTCGGACAATATCTCCTTCGCCCGCTCGACGCCGGAGCGGTGCCGCGGCCGGCCGCGAACCGCCAGCCAGATCACCGTGGCGATCAGGGCGACGATCAACAGCAGGAAGAACAACCCGAAGATCCAACCCGGGCCGCCGTGCGCTCCGTGCCAGCCGGGGCCCCACGGCGCCAAGAACTCGGTCAACATCACTGCCACCTCCGAAGCCGGATCCACTTGCTGCTCAAGCTTCGGTTCGGCGACCTCGGATGTCGTCGGTCGGCGAGCGGCAATTGGTCTACCGCGCTCGACGTAGTGCGCGTACGCAGGACTACGTGCGCATCACCGCGGCGCGAGGCCTTCGGATCGGGTGTTGACTGCACTCCGGCCCGACCGCCACCATTGCGCCATGCGCAGCACGGTGCGCATTGAGCAACAGTGCCAGGACTCCAGCTGGTTGGGAGTTACCGATGAGGATCCTGCTCGCCGACGCCTTCCCCGCTGCTCACCTGGCCGAGCTGACCGAGCTGGGCCACGACTGCGACTACCGGCCGGACACCACGACCGATCAGCTCGCCGAGATGCTCACCGGATGCGAGGCACTGGTGGTCCGCAGCACCCTTGTCCCCGCCTCTGCGCTCGACGGCGCCGACGCGCTGCGGCTGGTCATCAGGGCCGGATCCGGCACCAACACGATCGACTGCGAGGCCGCGTCCAGGCTCGGGATCCACGTGTGCAACGTGCCCGGGCGCAACGCGGTCGCGGTGGCCGAGCTCGCCTTCGCCCTGCTGCTCTCGTTGGATCGCAGCATCTGCGACAACGTCGCAGACCTGCGGGCAGGGCGCTGGGACAAGAAGCGGTACTCGCGCGCACGAGGAATCCTCGGCCGCCGGGTCGGCGTCATCGGACTGGGCCAGATCGGGCTGGCGTTCGCCGAACGCGCGGCCGCATTCGGGATGGAGGTGAACGCCGTGGCCAAACCCGGGCGCTCGCAGGAGACCCTGGACCGCGCCAGCTCGATCGGCGTGCACTTCGTCGACGACCTGCACACCCTCGCGCGGACCTGCGACGTCCTTTCGCTGCACGTGCCTGCGACCGACGACACCCGGCACCTGATCGACGCCGACCTGCTCGCCCAGGTGCAGCCGGGCACGATCATCCTGAACACCTCGCGCGGCGATCTCGTCGACGAGGACGCGCTCATCGAAGCCATGGAGGACAAGGACATCCGCGCCGGTCTCGACGTCTACGCGGACGAGCCCACGACGAGCACGGGGCACATCGAGTCCAGGCTCGCCAAGCACCCGAACGTCTACGGCACCCATCACATCGGGGCCTCCACCGAGCAGGCACAACAGGCAGTCGCCGCGGAAGTGGTGCGGATGATGGAGGCCTTCGCCTCGGGCACGGTGCTGCACTGCGTGAACCTCGACGAAGCGCGTTCCCCGCAGCCCGCAACGCATTTCGGCGACGGCTCATGAGCACCACCCGGCAGGGCGCTTCGGAGACCGCCGGGATCACCGCGCGGCCGCCGCGCGTGCTGTTGCACGGGAGCGCGCTGTCCGAACCGGCGGTCGTGGTGTACCGGTTGGAGACCGATCGGCACCGGCAGACCGGGGTCGTGGTCGAGGTGTCGATCGACGACTACCGGCAGGGCCGGATCCGCCGCCACGAAGCAGCCCAACCGTCCCGCGTGCGGGAACTCGACGAGCAGACCGAGGCCACGGGGATCGAGCGGATGCCCGTGATGCTGGTCCACAGAGGACATCTGCAAGCCCGGATCGCCGAGATCACCGCCGATGTTCCCACCGCGCGCCTGACCGGCGGCGGCGTCACCCACACCGTCTGGGTCCGGCGCGACGAGACCTGTGCGCGGGCGCTGTGCGATGAGATCGGCCGCATCGGCGACCTCTACATCGCCGACGGCCACCACCGGATGCTGGCCGCCGAGCGATACGCCGCACGGCACGGCCACCTCGGTCCCGACCACCCCAGCGCCTTCACCCTCGCTGCGCTGTTCCCCAGCGACGAGATGCGCATCCTGGGGTACCACCGCTGTTTCGCGCTGACGCCGGGCACGTCCACCCGGGATGTGCTGGATCGCCTCGCCGACCACCCGCTGACCGAGCGGATCGAGGAATCCCCGGCGGCGCAGACGGAATCCGGCGTGGTGGCGGTCGGCCTCGGCGACCGCTGGTACCGGCTGCGGCTGCGCACCGCGGGAGTCCTCGACGCCTTCGCCGTCGAGCAAGACCTCTTGCCGAAGCTGTACGACCTCGTGGACCACCAGATCGAGGCGATGCCGAACCTGCACCACGCCGTGGAAACCTGCTGGTGCAGCAACGAGAACGCGCTCCGGCTGATCCCGCACCCACCGACGGTCGACCAGGTGATGGCGACCTCGGACGCGAGCCGGCCGATGCCGCCGAAGTCGACCTGGTTCGACCCGAAACCCGCGCCGGACCTGTTCCGCCGCCAGCTCACCTGACCAGGCGCGTGCGAAACGGGCGGTGAACCCGGCGAGAGGAGCCGGAACACCCCCTACACCTGCGGCGGAAACCTCACTACGATCACGCGTCGACCGGCGTCGATCAGGAGGTTCTGCGGTGACGGGCATTGCGGCGAACGGAAGAACGCGTAGGAAGCAAACCCCGCCGCCGAACGGCGCACGTGCGGGAAAACCGGGAAAGTTGTCGTTCGCCGTGAGCACCGTCGCAGGTGCCGCCCTGCTGGCCGTCGGGCTTCCCCCGGCCGCCTGGGCGGAACCGCCGGCCGCGCTGCCCGCGAGCTTCGACGAGGCAGACGGCAAGTGGCAACCGGCCTTCGACTACGACGGCGACGGCTGCTACTCCACCCCGGCCATCGGTCCCGACGGGGCGATCGCCGAGGGGTTGAAACCCTCCGACGCCCTCAACGGGAACTGCCACGACCAGTCCGATCTCGACAACACCAACTCCTACTCCCGCGCCAAGTGCAACGACAACGGCTGGTGCGCCTACCTCTACGACCTGTACTTCGAGAAGGACCAGGCGCTCGACGGCGTGGACGACGCCTTCGGGCACCGGCACGACATCGAGCACGTCGTGGTGTGGGTAAACCAGGGCGAGGCGCAGTACGTTTCGACCTCGGCGCACGGGAACTACGACAAGCACCCCAGTTCCGAGGTCGCCTGGGAGGGAACGCACCCCAAGATCGTCTACCACAAGGACGGTGCCAGCACGCACTGCTTCCGCCTGGCCAACCACGACGAGCAGCCGGAGAACCACTACGGCACGTGGCAGTACCCGGACCTGGTCAGCTGGAACAACTTCCCGTCCGGCATCCGGGACAAGCTGACCGGCGCCGACTTCGGCAAGGCCAACCTGGGGATCAAGGACGGCGCCTTCGAGAAGAACCTCGAGAAGGCCAAGCCCAACGAAGTTCCGTTCAACCCCTACGAGTGATCGTGGGCATGAGCTCCGGGACCCCCGCCTCGCCGTCAAAGCGGCGAGTTCGCCTCCGCCGCCGGGACGACGGGCAGGATCCCGGCCGCGGTCTTGGTGATCGTCTCGTGCGCACGGGCGATCGTGGGGTTGTCCTGGCCGCCCGACCGGGTGACGGCGAGGATCCGGCGGGCAGGGGCGGGCTCCCCGTGCAGGCGGATACGCGCGACCGGCCAGTCGCGGTGCAGCCGGGCCAGCCGGGGCACCAGGATGACGCCGAAACCGTGGGCGACCATGGCAGTGCCGGTGTCCCATTCGTCCGCGTAATGCGCGATGTCCGGGCTGAAGCCCGCCGCCATGCACGCGGTGATCACCAGGTGGTGGTAGGTGCTGTCCGGGCGGCCCACGATCCACGACTCGTTCGCGGCGTCGGCCAACGTCACCACCGGGCGAGCCGCCAACGGGTGACCCGCGGGCGTGACCAGGTCGAGCGGGTCGTCGAGCAGCGGCAGCTGATCGAAGCGCGAGTCCGACAGCGGCGGGGTGTCGGCGGTGACGATCACCAGAGCGAGATCGGCATCGCCGGCGAGCAGCAGGTCGAAGCAGCGGGCCGGCTCGGCTTCGATCAGCCGCACGCGCAGGTTCGGGAAGCTGTCGCGCAGTTCGGCGGCCGCAGGTGGCAGCAGATGCGTTGCAGCGGTGGAGAAACCGCACAGCGTGAACGATCCGCCGGGCTCGTCGGCGAGTGCCGCCAGATCGGCTTGGGCGCGCTCCCACTGCGCGAAGAGCAGCTCGGCGTGGTGCAGCAGCGCCCGGGCGGCCGAGGTCAGCCGAATCCTGCGACCCTGCGGCACCACCAGCTCCACGCCGAGCTCGGCCGACAGCTGGCGGAGCTGGTACGAGACGGCCGAAGGCGTGTAGTGCAGCGCGTGAGCCGCAGCCGTGACGGTGCCGTGCTTGGCGACGAGCTGCAGCACCCGGAGCCGACTGTCAATCATGCAAGCAGTTTGCACGATTCTCTGCATGAACGTTTGATTGTCCGCCGACCGTTCGAGCCCCACGCTTGCGGTGTGCCGGTCTCCGGCAGCGCGTGCTCTTCAATCCGAACGGAATTCGTGAGGAGTAGAAGTGACTGCACTCCCAGACATCGCGGCAACACCGGCGGAACTGATCGATCGCCGGGCCGGCAGGCACAGCCTGGAAGCACCGTTCTACACCAGCCCGGAGTTCTTCGACCTCGACGTCGCGGCGATCTTCGCCGAGCACTGGATCTTCGTGGCGACCGAGGCCGAACTCCCCGAACCCGGCGACTACGTCACCATCGCGCTCGGGCCGTACTCGATCGTCGTCGTGCGCGACGACGACGAGAACCTCCGGTCGTTCCACAACATCTGCCGGCACCGCGGTGCACGGATCCTTGAGCAGGGACGCGGATCGGTCGGGAACATCGTCTGCGGATACCACAAGTGGACCTACGGCACCGACGGCACGCTGCTGCACGCGCCGTCCCAGCCGCAGGGCTTCGACCCCAGCTGCTTCGGCCTCAAGCCGGTGCACGTCCGCAGCGTCGCCGGGCTCGTGTTCGTCTGCCTCGCAGAACAGCCGCCTAGCGACTTCCCCGACGTGGCCGCGCGAATCGAGCCCTACGTGCTGCCGCACCAGCTGCGCGGCGCCAAGGTCGCGGCGCAGGTCGACCTCGTCGAGGAGGGCAACTGGAAGCTGGTGATGGAGAACAACCGGGAGTGCTACCACTGCGACGGCCATCCCGAGCTGCTGCGCGCCTTCTTCCCGACCTACGGCTACACCGAGGAGAACCTCCCGCCGCGGCTTCGCCCCGTGCACGAGCGCTACCTGCGGGTGGACGCCGAGCTGCGCCAGACCTGCCAGCGCCTCGGGCTGCCGTACGAGCTGATCGAGGAACTGGACACCCGCGCCACCGGGTTCCGGATCCAGCGCGACGCGCTCAACCTCGCCGGTGAATCGTTCACTGCGGACGGCAAAGCCGCGTGCCGACCGCTGCTCGGCGACTTCCCGACGCCTCGCCTCGGCCACCTGGCGCTGCACCTGCAGCCCAACTCCTGGTTCCACTTCGTCAGCGACCACGCGATCACCTTCGCGGTGCTACCGCTGGCCGCGGACCGGACGCTGCTGCGCACCACCTGGCTGGTGCACCCGGATGCGGAGGCCGGCGTGGACTACGACCCGGACGAGCTGCTCGCGGTCTGGACGGCCACGAACGAGCAGGATGCGGAGCTCGTCGCCCGAGCGCAGCGCGGGGTCGGCAGCCCGGCGTACGAGCCCGGGCCATACGCCCCCACCGAGTACCAGGTCGAGGCGTTCTGCAACTGGTACATCACCCGCCTCCGAGCGCACCTGACGCGATGAACGGCGCGCCAACCTTCCGGTCCCTGGCCGGCCGCCGCGACTGGGATGACGCGGCGGATCAGCAGCTGGTCTGCAAGCAGGTCCAGCAGATCACCAGCGACGTCGCAACGTTCGTCCTCGAACCCGCCGAGCCCCGGCTGTTCCGCCACGACCCGGGGCAGCACCTCGTCGTCGCGGTCGAGATCGACGGGCGGGAGATCGAGCGGTGCTACACGATCTCCTCCCCACCGACGCGTCCGCACCTCGTGGCTATCACCGTGAAGCGGGTTCCCGGCGGGCCCGTCTCGAACTGGCTGCACGACCACATGACACCCGGCGCGGTGCTGCGGGCGCGGGGACCGCTCGGCGAGTTCTCAATGGTCCGCCACCCGGCGGACAAGTACCTCTTCCTCTCCGGCGGCAGCGGCGTGACTCCCCTCATGTCGATGACCAGGACGCTGCACGACCTGGCGTCCCCGGTCGACGTGGCTTTCGTGGACAGCGCCCGCACCCCGGACGACATCGTCTTCCGGCAGGAGTTGGCGCTCTTGGCGGCGACCTCGGAGCGGATCCGGGTCGGCCACATCTGCGAGGCGGACGGGCCGACCGAGCGGTGGGACGGGCATCGCGGGCGCCTGACCACCGACGTGCTGCGGCAGATCGCCCCGGACTTCCTCGACCGCGAAGCGTTCGTCTGCGGCCCCGCTGGCTACATGAAAGCCGTGCGGCTGATGCTCGCCGAAGCCGGTTTCCCCATGGACCACTACCACCAGGAGAGCTTCACGATCACCCCGCCCGAGCCGGTGCGTGCGGTGCCCGGTGTGGACGAATCCTTCTCGGTGGAGCTCGCCCGCAGCGGGCTGACCATCGAGTGCGCCGCCGGCACGTCCGTGCTCGACGCCGCCGCGCGGTCGGGCATCAGCCTGCCGTCGTCCTGCGGGCAGGGCATGTGCGGCACCTGCAAAGCGACGCTGCTCAAGGGCTCCGTCGACATGCAGCACAACGGGGGCATCCGCCCCCGCGACCGAGCCGAGCAGAAGATCCTCCTCTGCTGCTCCAAACCGTTGGAGGACCTGGTCATCGACGCCTGAGGACCGCCGGTTCCGCCCTATCCGGACCCGTGGAGTGGCTGGTCAGGCAGCGCGTGCTGCACGCCC
This genomic interval carries:
- a CDS encoding SHOCT domain-containing protein: MLTEFLAPWGPGWHGAHGGPGWIFGLFFLLLIVALIATVIWLAVRGRPRHRSGVERAKEILSERFARGEISSDEYRERLNELG
- a CDS encoding 3-phosphoglycerate dehydrogenase, giving the protein MRILLADAFPAAHLAELTELGHDCDYRPDTTTDQLAEMLTGCEALVVRSTLVPASALDGADALRLVIRAGSGTNTIDCEAASRLGIHVCNVPGRNAVAVAELAFALLLSLDRSICDNVADLRAGRWDKKRYSRARGILGRRVGVIGLGQIGLAFAERAAAFGMEVNAVAKPGRSQETLDRASSIGVHFVDDLHTLARTCDVLSLHVPATDDTRHLIDADLLAQVQPGTIILNTSRGDLVDEDALIEAMEDKDIRAGLDVYADEPTTSTGHIESRLAKHPNVYGTHHIGASTEQAQQAVAAEVVRMMEAFASGTVLHCVNLDEARSPQPATHFGDGS
- a CDS encoding DUF1015 family protein — translated: MSTTRQGASETAGITARPPRVLLHGSALSEPAVVVYRLETDRHRQTGVVVEVSIDDYRQGRIRRHEAAQPSRVRELDEQTEATGIERMPVMLVHRGHLQARIAEITADVPTARLTGGGVTHTVWVRRDETCARALCDEIGRIGDLYIADGHHRMLAAERYAARHGHLGPDHPSAFTLAALFPSDEMRILGYHRCFALTPGTSTRDVLDRLADHPLTERIEESPAAQTESGVVAVGLGDRWYRLRLRTAGVLDAFAVEQDLLPKLYDLVDHQIEAMPNLHHAVETCWCSNENALRLIPHPPTVDQVMATSDASRPMPPKSTWFDPKPAPDLFRRQLT
- a CDS encoding NPP1 family protein, whose protein sequence is MSTVAGAALLAVGLPPAAWAEPPAALPASFDEADGKWQPAFDYDGDGCYSTPAIGPDGAIAEGLKPSDALNGNCHDQSDLDNTNSYSRAKCNDNGWCAYLYDLYFEKDQALDGVDDAFGHRHDIEHVVVWVNQGEAQYVSTSAHGNYDKHPSSEVAWEGTHPKIVYHKDGASTHCFRLANHDEQPENHYGTWQYPDLVSWNNFPSGIRDKLTGADFGKANLGIKDGAFEKNLEKAKPNEVPFNPYE
- a CDS encoding LysR family transcriptional regulator; the protein is MIDSRLRVLQLVAKHGTVTAAAHALHYTPSAVSYQLRQLSAELGVELVVPQGRRIRLTSAARALLHHAELLFAQWERAQADLAALADEPGGSFTLCGFSTAATHLLPPAAAELRDSFPNLRVRLIEAEPARCFDLLLAGDADLALVIVTADTPPLSDSRFDQLPLLDDPLDLVTPAGHPLAARPVVTLADAANESWIVGRPDSTYHHLVITACMAAGFSPDIAHYADEWDTGTAMVAHGFGVILVPRLARLHRDWPVARIRLHGEPAPARRILAVTRSGGQDNPTIARAHETITKTAAGILPVVPAAEANSPL
- a CDS encoding aromatic ring-hydroxylating oxygenase subunit alpha; protein product: MTALPDIAATPAELIDRRAGRHSLEAPFYTSPEFFDLDVAAIFAEHWIFVATEAELPEPGDYVTIALGPYSIVVVRDDDENLRSFHNICRHRGARILEQGRGSVGNIVCGYHKWTYGTDGTLLHAPSQPQGFDPSCFGLKPVHVRSVAGLVFVCLAEQPPSDFPDVAARIEPYVLPHQLRGAKVAAQVDLVEEGNWKLVMENNRECYHCDGHPELLRAFFPTYGYTEENLPPRLRPVHERYLRVDAELRQTCQRLGLPYELIEELDTRATGFRIQRDALNLAGESFTADGKAACRPLLGDFPTPRLGHLALHLQPNSWFHFVSDHAITFAVLPLAADRTLLRTTWLVHPDAEAGVDYDPDELLAVWTATNEQDAELVARAQRGVGSPAYEPGPYAPTEYQVEAFCNWYITRLRAHLTR
- a CDS encoding hybrid-cluster NAD(P)-dependent oxidoreductase, with product MNGAPTFRSLAGRRDWDDAADQQLVCKQVQQITSDVATFVLEPAEPRLFRHDPGQHLVVAVEIDGREIERCYTISSPPTRPHLVAITVKRVPGGPVSNWLHDHMTPGAVLRARGPLGEFSMVRHPADKYLFLSGGSGVTPLMSMTRTLHDLASPVDVAFVDSARTPDDIVFRQELALLAATSERIRVGHICEADGPTERWDGHRGRLTTDVLRQIAPDFLDREAFVCGPAGYMKAVRLMLAEAGFPMDHYHQESFTITPPEPVRAVPGVDESFSVELARSGLTIECAAGTSVLDAAARSGISLPSSCGQGMCGTCKATLLKGSVDMQHNGGIRPRDRAEQKILLCCSKPLEDLVIDA